One Candidatus Korarchaeum sp. genomic region harbors:
- the dnaG gene encoding DNA primase DnaG: MEGKKDAFHPKYIAKLEVSVNGVVETSDVIGAIFGQLEGLLGPELELKELQRTGKIGRINIKLRREGEGSKGVVELYSGLDKVRTALLIAAMETIDKVGPYQASFKLIRIVDEREERRNEIARRATEILKNWSIEKEDSFRRLIEFVERESAKSSFMLYGEEQLPAGRGIEESPEIIVVEGRADVMNLLKYGFDNVIAMGGALERVPKSLVKLISEKEAIAFVDGDRGGEMVLRTLLEQTDIDYVARAPDGKVVEELTAKEIRKALSSAVPADDVRRELGISLMREKYVQVESKPVSESRTTSYDVDERLLRIPEMFRGFYERVRNTDKVIFLDDDLNVMKETSVGELLNELNDLKGVRYIVYDRVITQRILDRAYEVGVKAIVGNVAKDIVRKGAGLAIYTIQ, translated from the coding sequence ATGGAAGGTAAGAAGGATGCTTTCCATCCTAAGTACATAGCTAAGCTCGAAGTATCGGTTAACGGGGTTGTGGAGACGAGTGATGTCATAGGCGCCATATTCGGACAACTGGAGGGCCTCTTGGGGCCTGAGTTGGAGCTCAAGGAACTTCAAAGAACTGGGAAAATTGGTAGGATAAACATAAAGCTGAGGAGGGAGGGAGAAGGGTCTAAGGGTGTAGTAGAGCTGTATTCAGGGCTGGATAAGGTTAGAACAGCTCTCCTCATTGCTGCAATGGAAACAATCGATAAGGTCGGGCCTTATCAGGCTAGCTTCAAGCTAATAAGGATAGTAGATGAGAGGGAGGAGAGGAGAAACGAAATCGCTAGGAGGGCTACTGAGATACTGAAGAACTGGTCCATAGAGAAGGAGGATAGCTTCAGGAGGCTTATAGAATTCGTTGAAAGGGAGAGCGCTAAGTCGAGTTTCATGCTTTATGGGGAGGAACAGCTCCCAGCAGGCAGGGGTATCGAGGAGTCTCCTGAGATAATAGTGGTTGAGGGTAGAGCTGACGTGATGAACCTGTTGAAGTACGGCTTCGATAACGTAATAGCGATGGGCGGAGCTTTAGAGAGGGTCCCTAAATCCCTAGTAAAGCTGATATCTGAGAAGGAAGCTATAGCCTTCGTTGATGGGGATAGAGGTGGAGAGATGGTTCTGAGAACCTTATTAGAGCAGACAGATATCGATTATGTGGCTAGAGCGCCTGATGGGAAGGTTGTGGAGGAGTTGACAGCTAAGGAGATAAGAAAAGCGTTATCCTCAGCTGTCCCAGCCGATGATGTGAGGAGGGAGTTAGGCATATCGCTTATGAGAGAGAAGTACGTCCAAGTAGAATCTAAGCCCGTTTCTGAGAGTAGGACGACCTCGTATGATGTAGATGAGAGATTATTGAGGATTCCAGAAATGTTCAGAGGATTTTACGAGAGGGTCAGAAATACGGATAAGGTCATCTTCCTAGACGATGACCTCAACGTTATGAAGGAGACTTCGGTAGGGGAGCTCCTGAATGAGCTCAACGACCTTAAGGGCGTGAGGTATATAGTTTATGATAGAGTGATCACCCAAAGGATACTTGACCGAGCTTACGAGGTCGGTGTCAAGGCTATAGTAGGGAACGTCGCCAAGGATATAGTGAGGAAGGGCGCCGGTCTCGCGATATATACCATCCAGTGA
- a CDS encoding 30S ribosomal protein S17e — protein MGTVRERAIKRVAYKLVKQYPDLWTEDFEHNKIILSQIAEIKSKTYRNRIAGYITRLKVRERQGTLI, from the coding sequence ATGGGAACGGTAAGAGAGAGGGCCATTAAGAGGGTAGCTTATAAGCTCGTGAAACAGTATCCGGACCTCTGGACGGAGGACTTCGAGCATAATAAGATAATACTATCTCAGATAGCTGAGATAAAATCTAAAACATACAGGAACAGAATAGCTGGCTATATAACTCGTCTGAAGGTTAGAGAGAGACAGGGAACCCTCATATAG